In Lycium ferocissimum isolate CSIRO_LF1 chromosome 7, AGI_CSIRO_Lferr_CH_V1, whole genome shotgun sequence, the sequence ccgcCCAATCCCACCCCATAACAACTCACGCCCACCCTTATCCTACAACACCCAAGTCACACCACctacccctccaccacccccacctcaccaccacccaaccccacccctacaaccactcacccccaccctaccacccactacccccactCTCATCCCACAACTacccacctcacaccacccgcacccactacctacttattttttaaagttcctatttattctttatctgagttttattaatatatataaattaatttctaattaagagttaaagatattttagtaaacttacaagtattatatacacatacaaataaaaccaaataatataaatgttattaaatcacaacaaacgatacagtctatccGAACATTATGTTCATTAATACGTagacaatacaatacaacaccatactataccatactgtacattaatgaaccacgggaaacaaccatccaaacagagggtaAGAGGGCACATTGCTGAAGGTTCGTCGCATAACCCTGCAATGGAGCGTTGCACGGGGTAGCTTTGGCTTCTATGGGCTGGACCTCGCTTTGAGCCAGTTGGCTCTGGCCCAGGTCAAGTTTTGAACTACCACAGGATGAAAGAGTGAAAATTAAGGATATAAAATGATCAGATACTATTTGTGAATCGCCGACTAGGAAACCTACCAAGTTTTTACTATTTCACGTCCTCTTCAAATTAGGCCATCAACAGTACAAATTGGGACATGTTTGTCATGGATCACCACTGATTTTCACTTAAGTGGGTTTTTCAAAATGACATCAACTTGGGGGTAGAACGTGTGTAGTCAATTATTCGTCCAATCCCAGCTATCAATTAGAGTATGAAACTAGAGTTAGCCTACTAGAGAAAGTCATATTACTTCTTTAACTCTGAATTCTCTTAGACCCTTAGGTTCCTCCATCCAAGAACTTTTTTAGCACATTCtgaaaaaatcataaaatcatactgcAATTTCAGCAATAAAAATAGTACTAGTATCAATTAATTAAAGGAGCTAGATGCTGTAGAATAATAGGAATCCCTACTGTGCTACTAGTAGGGAGGGCAAGAGAAGGATGACAACTTTGCCAAGGACAAAAAATATTCACAGGCAACACAGAGTAGAAAGTGGGGGAAAACATAAAGTTGCTTCTCTGGTCACGAGAACCTACTTGTCATAAAATACTGAACGAGCTTAAATTCTACCACAGAACTGCGCAAAATAATGTTTATACTATTAGGTCAGCAAGTAACTGTCCATAATAAGTGGAATAAGTAAGCTGAAAAATGAGTCAGTGATAGTATGAATTTTACAATGTCAGTGTGCATAAGTTATATCCAAACTGAACATGTACTACAGTTAATCATTTGGCCAACTATGTTTTGGCTGCTATAGCGAGATGTTATTATAGAAAgacaaataatataatataacatgaaagatCGGTCTCACAGAAAACTCGGATGTTATAGTGAGataatattatagaagatgGTTTGTTATAGATATGTCTTGACTGTATTTCCTCATTCTTTTTCGTAAAGAATGAAAACCACATGATCAAGTTTGTGAACTTCAACCTTGTCCTATTCTTGGAAGATGAAGTAAAATTGTAAGTGTAGACACAGAAAAGAGTCAAGTTTTGCTGCAATGCTGGTCCAGGGATTGGAGGGGCATTATTGTCCTGTTTGGTTCCAGCCAAAActttcaaattattttcttgtttggaATTTCTGGTGGTGGAATCAAACGTCAGAAGATCACATGTTGGGATTAGAAGAATTTGGATCTTAGCTGGAGTAAGAAGTTGTTTTGCCATCTTGACTTTGGTTACATCACATTCTGGAGAGTAAGTTGGACCATTCACTCATTCAGTTTTATCAATTTGAAGTGCTCAAATTGATATGTGTCCAAAATTTATAGCCTAGGATACTACATATCATTATGTCCTCTTTCTGTTTTCTTCtattccctttttcctttttgagcTTACTGATGGGGGTAGAAATACTGTTTTTTGAAGTacatttcatataattttgtgaTCTCCTAGTTTACTTCTTGTAGACAAGACTGACTAAACAACCTGTACCCTCACTAGTTGTTTGGTTGCTGTTGGAGTTATGCAATTAGTTACGTAAGGTTTAGTTATGCAGGATTTAGTTATTCATTTATTATTAGTTATTGCTTCTTCTACTCTGCATAAAATATTGCATCAACTTCCTCATAACTTATATTACATATAATTAGTTATCTGGGATTGTAGACTAATAAACAAACATCGTACTTGATATGCTGAATTTTATACATATCAACTAAAATGATACCAGCCATGTTACTAATTATGTTGATTCTAATGTATGAACAATTCACTTcctaaccaacaaccaaacgacccctcgGTGTTAATTGTTGAAGACCTCTAATTCTGTCGTTAGTAAATAGAGAAATTGATCACTGGTTACAAAAAACTGTTCTACAAAATATGATACTATGAAAGTAGTATTCCAATAACAAGAGGTCATTTATGATACTTGTAAAACAGTTAGTAATAAATAGAAATTGAAGTTCTGATACACTAGTTTGCAAGTGGAGAAACCTGCTGAGAATCATGGCTAAGTGACAATAATACAAGAGAACTGATCTCTCAAGGCTATCTACGTCGAGGTGCATTAGTTATAAACTATGTGGAACAGCCGCTGAAATTCATATGCATCGTCCTAAAGCACAAGTCGTGCCGGACCGAAAGGATGGGAAAAGAGTGCCAACTCCTGGCATCAGAAAGCAGTTAGTATCACGCTCCTAATGGtcatttgggaatttgggtttTACACGAGCATTCAAGACTTGCTGGAGGTCAAGTCATTCAGTTCTTGCATGACGATTTCAATGGTTGGCCTCTGATCTGGTGACTCGTGCGTGCAAAGTAGAGCAACCTTTGCCATCTGAACTGCCTCCGCTTCAACAAAGTTGCCCCAAAGATTCGGGTCAACGAAGTCTTCAAATCTGGACATCTCTGCCCCTTGATGGTTAGAGTTTGTGATTCTACGCCTTCCGGAGAGAATCTGGAATATAATCATGCCAAAGGCGTAGAGATCACTCTTTTCGGTGAACCTGCCAGTGGTTGTATACTCGGGAGCTAGATAGCCCATTGCAGCACTTTCCTTGAGTGTTGAGAAGACAATGTCATCTGCTAGTAGTTTGTGCAGACCAGACTCTGAGAGCAATGGGTTGTAGTGTTGGTCAACAAGTACTTTTTCAGCTGATATATTTCGATGGACTAGGGCAGGTTTGCCTCCCTTGTTTCCATGCAAGTAATGAATACCTGTTAAACAACACTTATGAGATTCCGTTATTCAAATAACAAGGACAAGAAAAAGTATTAACCACAAAAGATTATAGGCAGACTGTTATCAAATCCTATAGAAATACTTTCAGGAGGAACACAGAGCTCAAGGATAAAAAAAGATTAGTTTATATCCATTCTATCACTTCAAGAGGTAAACCATGTTTATTAGCACATGAAATTTCTTTCCATTGCTAAGATCTGATAGAGCATAAATTTGGTTGTCAAAGAGCTATGATGAGAACATGAGACAATAATCAAACAGTAGCTCACCTCTGGCGATGCCTTTGATTATAGAAAGTCTGGTAGACCAATCAAGGACCTTTCCTTTTCCATCCTTCACGTCAAGGTACTGCAACAAATTTCCATTGGGGACAAAATCATAGATCAGAAAGCATTCTCCCCGACCTTTTGAACAGCAAAAGCCTCTCAACCTCAGAAGATTTTCATGTTTCAATGAAGTCAAGAGCTTTAGTCCCTTGAGAAATTCAGTTTCATCAGACTTGCAGCTAGTCTTGGAAATGCACTTAATAGCAACAATAGACCCATCCCTCAATGTCCCTTTATAGACAGCTGTGAAATTACTCTTGCCTAACAAATTTGCCTCAGAAAAGTACTGTGTAGCAGACTCAACTTCATCCAAATTGAACATAAAGCTCTCAAATACTTCCTGAGAGAAAGCACTTCCACCTCGGCCTTTGCCCAATGGATCCCAACCATTGGAATACTCCAAGCTGATGAGGGGTGACGCGCTTCTTCTAGAGACTTCCTTCACTTCATCAGTACTGAGTCGCCTATCCGAGGAATCAAGAGTACCTCCAATTTTCTGCTTCCGACGGCGGTACCATGAAAATGTGAAAAGCCCAGTTACTGCTACTGCAACGAAGAGTGCAATAACGCCAACGACCACAACAGTTTGTGATTTTTTGGACTGATTCGTTTGTGTTGCTTGCACGTTTGCAGATTCTGGGATGTCTTTTTTGGGGAGACGATTCGAACCAGGTCCAAATGGTTCTGGTCTGTTTTGGTTTAGACTAGATACAGTGCAGAGTTTCAAGGAAGAAAACTCAACTCCACATAAGTCTGGATTGTTTGAGTACTGAAATCCCTCATTCAGTCTCTTTAAGGCTTCAAAAAGACCAAAAAGAGAGTTAGTTCTAGTATCATGTTTAACAATAAACATAGGGATTCATATTTGCGGGAATTAGAATACCAAATATTGCTACATTTCTGAAGCGTATGAAGCAACGAAATAGGATTAAAGGTGCTatcaagaaattcaaattgaattACCTAAAGGGACATTGCCAGAGAGGGTATTATTTCTGAGATCAACAACTTGTAGCTTTGAAGCATCGGCGAGTTTTACTGGAATCGAACCGAAAAGATTATTGAAGCTCAAATCAAGCCTGGTTAACATCTCCAAGTCTCCCAAGCTTGCAGGAATTGCCCCAGTTAACTGATTGACTTGCAAAGCAAGAACACTGAGCTTCTTCAAAGCCCCAAGTTGATTAGGTATGCTTCCAATCAACTGGTTATAACATAGTTGCAATACTGTGTAAAATCAGAAAACAAATGAAGCTCAGTTACTTTATTTGAGATTtcattcaacaaaaaaaaaatgcagaaaaagGACAAAGCCACCTAAATAAAAGACTAAGAAATTTAAGTTTGCCAGCAAGGTTGGAACTTTCTTCAAGCATTAGCCCATATTGAAGCTCCAACCAATGGGCAGAGTAACTAATTACACAGAAAAGCTAAACATAAAACCAAAGCTAGAGGCTTTTTCAAGTGTTTCATGTTCTAAGCACCTATCTGTAAGCTACACAGGAACAAAAATTACCTCATtaaagaaacttcaagaaaccaCTTTAATATAGACTCATAATGACTAATGAATACTAAAAATCGAagctttttcaagaaaaaccatAGGCATTGTCAAATGACTATTAACTAACAGCAAATAATTAGCCTCCAAGAAGCATTGTCACTTCTTAGGCTCTTCATTGAGCTACTCATTTCATTAAGAGAGCTATAGATCTATTTAGCAAGGTTCAAATATTCATTCAAATTAAGTAATGTTAAGCATAAAGATAGTCAAAACAGCAAAGATAGTAAAACAAAAAGAACCTACCTTGAAGATTAGACATGTTGCCAACCTCAGTAGGAATAACACCAGATAGATTATTCACATTGAGATACAAATCTGATAGCTGAGTTAAGTTGGCAATTTCTTTAGGTACAACCCCATGTAGCTTGTTGAAATGCAAGTACAACCCAGACAAGCTTTGAAGCTGACCAATCTCAGGTGGTATTTTTCCAGTAAGCTCTTTGCCTTGTAAAGAAATGTTAACAACTTGACCAAACTCATTACAAGCAATACCTTCAAAAGAACCATTGCATGGGTCAGTTGAATTAGCTGACCATGATGAAAGTTTGAGGTTTTTTGGGTCCAAAGAAGCTTTGATAGTCATAAGCAAGGATAAAGGAGTTTTAGTAACAATGGGTTCACAAGAAACACTTTGTTGTTGGTATGTTAGGattaagatgaaaaagaaaatggaagagagaaaagagagaaaccCCATTTTTGGTTTGCAAGAAAAATAGATGGAAAAGCTTGTGGGAAAGTTGTTTTTGGCAATAATCAAGAAAGGAGTGTTGGCTTTTGTGTGAAGAAGATATAGCAGTGGCCAGTGTGTGACTAATAAGCAGAAAGAAGAAAACTCCAAGAATCCAATTTGAATCTTGGTAACTGGTGTAACCAGTAACCGGTAACTAGCTAGCTTGGGAAGACtattattttgaataaaattttgtctaaatttaaagaattactccctctgtcctaaTTGATGTGTCGAGATTATGATAATCAAACCTCTTAATTATGATAgtgttgaaaataaaattatatgaattaacaatttaaaaggcatataaatatattatgatttaaagaaaaaaactcGTATGATTCTCGAAATCCGTATACCGCCACATTAGTTGGGACGGAAGGAatacatttttaaatttttaaaagaaaatttacatTTATAGAAATTAGAGGTAGTGAAATTATATGTGAAAATTTGTTTAAGATAATTTTTTGATGTTTTAAATAATAAGAGTGTCATTTAAAATGAAATGGAGGAGTATACTATATTTTCCTATTGAGGGATGAGCAAAAGATTTTGAAACCTTTTCCTTTTGAGGGATGAACAAAAGGTTTTGAGGAACTAAGGTTGGggattttattcatttttgtgACTTCTTTTCTAATAGTACTACTACTTAAAAAGACAGTCAAAATAATAGAGGACTACTGAGTTCTGACTAGTAGTAAGTACTACTTCTCATAAATGTAAGAGAACAGGTTGGTTGggtttgaattttaaaattttgttgcTCAAGGCATTCAATATCTGTGTAATTTTGAAACTTTTGTTCAgttattttttcaaatcaagaaatGCTGACCTCAGtcatttatttcaacaaaaaaaaaaaaaaaaattgtattccattttttattaatcttATGAAAGTATAGTAGTTACAGTGCCATCATTTTTATTGAAAACTTCTCTgataacaaaacaaaagaaagggaaTCTTCGCAGtgagattaaaaaaagaagatctGATATGAAATCAATTAACACGGAAATATACAATGATGGGTTGCTTTCACGAATTGCcaagaaaatacaaaaagacAAAATATAATTAGTAGTAAATTAATTATGTTCTGTGAACGgaatcacatggaaaaatttcTTGTTTTGTCAATAAACTTTATAAGGTGATAGTCATTTTCATGCTTGGAAGACAGGGTCTAGATTGAGAACTCTTTTCCAATGCCTATTTTGtgggaaaataaaaaagaaaagaagtactAATAATAAGAATCAACCAGGAAAAGGAAGAATGATGAGTAAACATAGAAAAGGACCCATAACAGGAAAAGGCATGGAATTGAGTTCACAAGACTCCTGGTCACATCTTAACCAGatattttttcttgcttttttaTTTACTGCCAGTCTGCCACCCATAATGCTCCCCGTTTGGCCAAAGATTTTGAAATTAGAaacttgaaacttgaaaatttgagtttttgaagttgaaaacttgaagttgtgtttggatatgCATATTATTTGAAAAACTTTGAAGTTTTGTAAGTGGAAGTTCCAAAAACTCAAAACTATAGTCCAAAATTTGAAGATAGATTTTcaaatctgatccaaaatctatggtcaaatagatatttgaagataaacttttaaaatttgatccaaaatttaTAGCCAAACGCTAGCTATGTTAGAGGCAAACATGTCGCAAGTCTTAACTATTTGATACTCAGATTTATTGAGTAGATTAATGTAGATTTGCACGATACAAAACTCattaaattaaagtaaaaatattCTCTAACATGAGTTTCTCGATTCGCAAGGCTcgactttgaaatctttaaatagGGAAGAAGGAATCACATATATTTCACTAAATCACTCGGTAATTAAGATTTGAATTATTGTGACTGTATAGGCATTTATATAGAAAACATCCTCAATATTAACACTGCTCTGAAAAGATATTTTGCATGCAAAAAgtccaacaaaaataaaaaatttaaacagATATCTGGGAAAAcatgttaccaaaaaaaaaactggagAGGACCTAAAATTTACGACAGTATGTTATGTTGCACCATGCTACTTCTATTACAAGCACATGTTAAAGaatatatttgttgtgaatatCGCCAGCATTTGCTCTAAGTTTATTTGTTGCATATATCTCCTTAACCAACTCTCAAGTCTCAAATCGTATAGTTGTATTTCTTTCgaaaaagaaaattgtaaaTGTTTGTAAGTTAAATTAGTAGAACATCTCTTTAAAAAACACCTTCAATTTATTTTAGAAGGTGGTCCAAGTGTACCACTAATGTTTGCGATTTACTTTATATATGTCCTCCATTTATCTTTCTTCTC encodes:
- the LOC132064059 gene encoding LRR receptor-like serine/threonine-protein kinase GSO1, producing MGFLSFLSSIFFFILILTYQQQSVSCEPIVTKTPLSLLMTIKASLDPKNLKLSSWSANSTDPCNGSFEGIACNEFGQVVNISLQGKELTGKIPPEIGQLQSLSGLYLHFNKLHGVVPKEIANLTQLSDLYLNVNNLSGVIPTEVGNMSNLQVLQLCYNQLIGSIPNQLGALKKLSVLALQVNQLTGAIPASLGDLEMLTRLDLSFNNLFGSIPVKLADASKLQVVDLRNNTLSGNVPLALKRLNEGFQYSNNPDLCGVEFSSLKLCTVSSLNQNRPEPFGPGSNRLPKKDIPESANVQATQTNQSKKSQTVVVVGVIALFVAVAVTGLFTFSWYRRRKQKIGGTLDSSDRRLSTDEVKEVSRRSASPLISLEYSNGWDPLGKGRGGSAFSQEVFESFMFNLDEVESATQYFSEANLLGKSNFTAVYKGTLRDGSIVAIKCISKTSCKSDETEFLKGLKLLTSLKHENLLRLRGFCCSKGRGECFLIYDFVPNGNLLQYLDVKDGKGKVLDWSTRLSIIKGIARGIHYLHGNKGGKPALVHRNISAEKVLVDQHYNPLLSESGLHKLLADDIVFSTLKESAAMGYLAPEYTTTGRFTEKSDLYAFGMIIFQILSGRRRITNSNHQGAEMSRFEDFVDPNLWGNFVEAEAVQMAKVALLCTHESPDQRPTIEIVMQELNDLTSSKS